The DNA sequence aaagaaaaaccttttttttttctctaatgcTTATCTTCATTATGATTAACCTTTTGAGGGACTTGAACACAACTTATCTAAAGAGAATTCGACAATATTTGACTGGTGTCCTATGCTCCCCCTATGGCTATGGTCTATGGATTAACATGAGccctttattatttattagtgCATGTCTAATCCTGAGCTGTATTTGGTtctgagaataaaataaaataaaatattaaaaataaaatataaaaaataaaaatataaaattaatatttttgtattttatttaataataaattaaaataaattataaaaatttaatttatttttatttatttattaaaaaaattaaaaaatatataataataaaaaatattattataaattaataaaaataataaaaaataatttgtattttttattaatatttatgtattcTTTCTGTTAAAATagatacaaaatatattaatttaatatttttagacatAATATTTTGTATCTTTATATTGTTATCTCAGTGTCATGTGCTTGTAAATAAAGGCTTCTTTAGTTTCTTCACTCGTTTCAGTAAAGTGTTTTCTAGTGCTGTATCTTGCCATGCTCCTTTTTCATTTCTTGTGTACCATGGATTTAATAAGATCATATCATAATGGTTAATGGACCTTCCCTATACTTaacattctctttatttttggataaaataAGAATATTGTCAAGAATTTAGTTTCTATATAATTTAGTAAATATTTGATGATGCGATCGGATGAAGTTTGTTGTAAAACTCTTTGACAATATCAATATATCAAATTGATCTCTATTGTACATTAATGATTACAAGTTACAAGTGATCCCAAGTATTAACCTTTTACTCCTAATCAAGCCTACAATAATtgatgagttgataacaaaataGGAATTTCTCTAAATTCTTTAGGTGATTTTATTTTTACAGCCCCCATGATATGACCTTTTTATATATTGACCATCATTAGATACTAGATACTCAAGATTCACTCTTCTTACAATAAAATAGGAACTATTTATGTTCCTTGTTTGAGTTATGAAAGTGAAATATGCAATGTATTATTTCTAGAACTCTAAATTGCATGACTCATATGCAAATATGCAATGCACATGATGAATAAGCCAAGTTCCCTTTTATTATTACTTGCTCCATTAATCATAGTTAATAAGAACTTATCAAATGAAAAAACTATGTTCATTTTGGAAGTAGTGAAGATCAACCCTGGAATTAGTGCTTCCAAAAAGAATGCATAATTGATAAATTTAGAGAAAAACCCAAAATagcccctgacaattatctcgaaagacaacgaggccattgacaaaaaaaaatctcaATCCGGCCCctaacaattatctcgaaaggacaacaaggcctctgtgccaaaaaaaatatcAGGGACcggattgggtgtttttttttcttgggggtctcgttgtcctttcgagataattgttagGGGCGGATGGGTATTCACTCATAAATTTATTAAAGATAAATTGGGTATAAGAGTGAAGTagtctaaaactaaaaattttacacGTACAATTAATCatgtatttttacaattttatttgaCTATTTAAATGCATGAATCAGATTAGTCGATCGTAAAACTCTTTGCCATAGTAGTGTATCAAaattatattcttattttatatactttaaataGATTAAAAAATCATGAGATAAATCTCAAATCCTATTTGGTAGAAGAAATATATATTCCAAGTTGTGACATAAAATTAACACAGAAAGTGGCAAAACAGTTTTCTAAAACTAATCCAATGGAATAGCACATAACATCATGCTTTAGTGGTTGACATGGTGCTTAGATCAAACAGACAAAAGTTGAAGaaggaaaacaaaaacaattcCAAACCCTTTTTGGCTTCATGGAActttttcatatattatattctatataatataatattcccATTCCTCATGAAGGCACCGACACCACGCCGAGCCACTATTGTTTtgtttcattcttattttttatttttgtatatcaATTAGTTTCTTCATTCTCGCTCCTCCTACCACTATTTTATATGAACCATGATACCAttgttgattaaaaaaaaaagcatgatTATAAGAAATATGTTAATAATAATATGCACAAAGCCATGATGCACCCCAACATCAATAGGCGAAACACGTGGCAGTTGCTTGATGAGATAGTGGGCCCGGGCCTCGTTTGGGGGGCCTGACCAATCAGCCCAAAGCAACTCAACTTTTTAAGCGTTGCAACaagttataattattattattattggcttTCATCATTGTGTATGTGTGCTTAGCAACAGTACAATGCATGTGATAGCTAGATCTAGTTGAATGTTTATATACGTTACTCATTCATTTAGTACCATATAATTTGATGAaaccccttttttttatttatttgaaattaaaaagataaaggaGATGGACAGATCTAATCTAATGGCTACTAATTATTTattgaacataaaagagaaaaccAAGGTAAATGACCAAAGAAGGTAATACAAAATAGCAAGAGGACTATTCTACCCACAATGAGGAAAATGGATAAGCCAAATAATGAGAGAACTACTTAGTGTTTGTGTCAGTTCCTTTATTGTGTGTATCTGTTCACCCCACAAGCTTTCTTATCCTCAAGAAAAAGCAGTGTTGATTTCATTATGGAAGGTGAGGATcaaagagtgaaaaagatagaaggAGAAATGACCAAATGCCATTAAGCCATTGCCATTGGTCCACTTGGGTTAGACTTTGACAAAGAAAGAGTGAAACCCCAAGGCTTTAATTTGCTCCCCATCACTTATTCATTTGCATAGTCACATCCCACTTTGATCTTAACTTTGCTCTAAGCAAGCTAGATATTTTCCCCAACACTATTTATTATATCATAGAAAtagagttttagttttagttaatcCAACTAAGCAATGGAAAAACCCCACATGAAGAAAGGCAAAGAGGTTGTACTTGAATAACATTTCAAGCATAATTAAAGGGCCTTCACAATCAACTGTGACTTGTAATTCAGAAAAGGAAATGCATAGACACAGCACAAGAAGCCCCACAaagtataaatgcatatggtccatgcaaaattcttaaattcCGGCATTTATTAACCATCTCACAattgttaacaataataataacaataaattcaACAGTCAGGAGGGAGCTTCATCTGTTCAGCAGCACATCTGAAAAATCAAACATTTAAATAGAGACACAAATACGCTTATATCATCATCATAGCATAATGGGAATTGGATATTTGACACCTACGGTTCAAACTAACTATCACCTTAATCAAATTACACAAACTAACTTCTGCTTCTCTACTGTTCCGGTCCAAGAGTTAACAGAATGTCACCCTCCAAACCTCCTAATATCTTGATCCTTCTGAACCTGCTTCCTAATCGACCTTCTATTTTGCTGAGGACATGAATAAATCAATTACCGGAGCAGCTTCAACAATCTCTACCaattccccctcttcttctagaGACTTTCATTTATGATGAAAATGAATGTAAAAGGACAAAAGGACATAAATATCAAGTATAGTGATACAACAACATTGGATAGTCCAATACCTGCATGATTTCATCTTCTGTGTCATTCTCCGATCATCCTCCCCTAACTTTTCTCTATCCACCTTGCTATTTCGAGTCCTCTGCAACGAAAAATAATACAGAGAGATGTTTTCTCATATCCATGGCATGCTGCCGCCCCAGCAATCCTGGCTAGAACAACAATTGTTAAGCTTGGCTTTGTTTGACATGGGCAGCAGAAATCTTCTGGCaggtttatttaaaaaatctcTTGCTGTATAATTTCACACAACAGCCACCAAGGATGGAAAAGGCTAGTAGGTTCTAAAACTTAAAAAAAGCTATTGAAGAATAGTAACACATTTAGGAGCATCATTCCGGGGCCGATCGAGAGACCGATACATGTATAATATCTCGATATGATCATCAGCTTTGTCTTCTTGACTATCAATGACTTCCAATGCTAGATGGGGCAATGCTCTTGCAATTTCTTGGCAACCTTGGCGTGTCAATTTACACGTTGACATCCAGAGAAATCTCATGTTGTAAAAATGATGCAACCCGGAATGCAATGCTGCATCCCCAAATGGGCTGTCCCTGATTTCAAGCTTTTGTAAATTAGGGCATCCTTCTAGCACATATTTAAGGCCCTGATCTGAGTCTCCAGCAAAGGCAACTGACAGTGTTCGAAGTAATTTCCCATACATCCCAATGTAACGAAAAGCTTGATCAGTCAATAACCCAGATACAGCAAGTCGAGTAAGTTTCTTACAATTCATAACAATAGCACCAAAACCGTCATCCATGGGTTCATGGGTCTCAGGGTCTGGCCGGTATCGCCCAATTATACAAAGACGAAATACAACAAGATCCGGGCAATTCTTTGACATAGCTATCACAGCTGCATTCGTCATTCTTTGGCAAAAGAAGAGGATCGATTGCAATTTCCTACAACCCTGAGAAATTACTTCTAAGCCTACTTCAGAAACTGGACCTTCGGCCTCTTCCCTCGTGTTACCAGGGAAAACTCGAAGCTCCCGCAAATCTTTGCAAGTTGCAGCCACAGCTTGAAGACCTTCATCACAAATTGAATCAAGTACCTGCAACAGGAAAAAACAAAGGTAAGCATTAGATACCAACCTATGGAAAGGCAAACCGGTGTCATAGAAACCGAAGAAAATACATACCCATAATGTTTGGAGTTTATGACATTGCAATATGACCGGTTTGAGTTGGTCAGCGTTAACATCAGCATAGCTAAGATTCAAAGATGTGAGATTAGCACAGGCCGGATAGATGGCCGGTAAGTAATCCGGCAAAATATCCCGGAACCCAGACAAACAAACTAGGGATTTGCAAGCTGCAAAGGCAGATGAGTAATCCAATTCCTGATCACCAACAGCCACATCATCTGATGCACAGAATGAACCTGTCCCAAGATGGGTGAGCTGTGGAGCTCGATGCATCAGGCGGTACAATTGAGGAATGGAAACATAATGATTCAGCCTAAGCTTCTTCAGGTAAGGTGATCTAGCCACTAGCCTCTCCAAGGCCTCAAAATTTACAGGGCACTCAACGCACTCAAACACAAGAGACTCCAGATGAGTCTCACCATCCGGAAAACATGATATCCAATCCATCACCTCCTCGTCTTCATCAGCATCCTCAACCACAGACTCCACAAGGTCAAGCACTCTCAGCAACCTGCCAATACAAGGCAATGAAGGTATGAAACCCCTTTAACACAACAAACAAATACCACAGAATGAAGAGTCAAATgtacaaacacctagagtgcataCTCAGTACCCAACAATGCCACAAAAAAACGCAACCTTTCCTTATCAAACAAGAACCCAATATAGAGAAAAGCAACGAATACCTGCAGTTGGCAGCAACAGCGGCAATTCCAGCGATCCCAAAACCTTCACAGCACACGAGAACGAGTTCCTTGAAGGAGGGGAAGGAGCGAGCGATAAGGTTGAGGTCATCATCAGTGAGAGACATACGCTTCAGGTGAAGCTTCTCGAGCCAAGGGTAGGCATCGGCGAGTGCAGAGCCCCAGGGAGAGAAGTGGGCACCCCAGTTAAGCGGCAACAGATCGAAGTCCGCGAAGCGAGGCTTGCCCTTCACGGTGAGGGACCGGACACGGCGGAAGCGGGAGGTGGCGCGGTGTGGAGAAACGGCGTAGCAGTTTCCGATGAAGAGATCAGATCGGGTGAGCGCCTCCGCCCGACACCATGAGCGGCAGACGAGTGAGGCGGCGTTCCGGTCCCGGCGGCAGGTGAGGAAGTGGAGCACGTTCTCGAGGACAATCTCCAGCACCCGATCCGGCGGCGGAGAACGGATCTCCGACATGGGGGCGGCGGTGGAAGTGCAGTTGGGGAGATCGGGGAGAGAAGATCCAGAATGAGTCATGGTTGGATCAGTAAATAGAATCTTCTATCTTTGCATTTCcatgagaagatgaagaagaagcagcagcagcagaagTTGATGGAGTGTGGTTGTTGTTAGtagtttcctttttttctttttttaaattgaattaaattaattgatgagagagtgagagagacagAGTCTGTGGTGTGTGCTGTCTATGTCTTCTCAGCTCAGCATTGggattctctctctttcttttcttttcttttcttttcttttctccatCCATCTCACTACTTTCCTCTCACTTTCATTTTCATCACAAAATATCAACTCTCCTCCTACATTCATTATTGGGGATACCtccatttttataattatacaaaAATCATTTATATTTACATTATTAACTTCATAGCCCAACTCCacattagaatttgttttatccAGCTGTCCAACTTCAAACTAGGGAAATTTCATTTCGGACAAGGCAATTACATTTTACATGATAAGTTTAATTCTGTATgcttaaatttattttgtttctctTAATATGTTTTCCAAAACATTTTTTATGCTAGAACAGAAGAACTAGAAGAGCAGATTCCAAATCTTActctaataattaaatattatagatACTAATAAAGGACTTacattaacttttaatttaatttaatttaatttaatttaataatagttAGAAAAAGATTAAATTATGATTATTTCATGGCTTAAATATAAAGAATTTGACCTATTATATAAGGACACATTACAAACAGTGAGTTACCCTATGGGCTATGTCTTTTTCGGATTCCAGAGTCATTGCCAAATGCTAACAAATAAATATGTTTTAACTAtctatcaattttaattttgtttaattgtttATAAAAATTCTCTTTTACCTTATGAGAGTATAAATTTgtagaagaaaaaattaaggtaaagtatattttttgtccctaaagtttggtaaaagttttaaaaatatttctaagttttattttgtttcaattttgtcctaaattttttttttgtatcaaatttatCCTCGACAactcaatttttaaaatatttaagatcaatctaacaataatatatgaaaattatgcttgatttacttgtgttgagggttatttttatgaaattattgttaaactggtcttaaattttttaaaaaatttgccgttaagggtatatttgatgcaaatcgaaaattttttagacaaaattaaaacaaaataaaatttaagagtatttttaaaactttcgtCAAATTTcagaacaaaaaaatatatactttacctaaaaattattatcaactcaaattttttaaagataacTTTCTTTAAAAACGGAAGAAAAGACTTTATCACTTAGCTTTACAATATAGGTTATTtgcatttttgttttgaaaattttttaaaaaatgtaaattattttCTTTGAACTCCTAAATATGCATGTCAATCAATATTAATGCATTATTATATCCAATTAAATTGAATCATCCGTAATTTtaccattaaatttttttaaatattcaattTGATACTAAATTTACTTAAGAACaacatttgtatttttttttaatgttctatatttatttcttaataaattcaagaaaaatgTTATAAGTTATGGGTATATATTTACAAACTAAATTCTCATTTTGATCCCTTAGAttcataaaattattcattttgatgtataaaattaaaaattttatgtagTAGTACTCTAAATATAGGTTTAAACACCATTTTGGCTCATCAACCTTCTTTGGCATTGAATCGACGAACGTAATGATAATGTGACTTCCTCTTGTCATGCTGGACGCTGTAACAGTTAGCTGACGTGACAAGATTTGTTTTTAGATCCAATGTGGTTCTTGAAACCCTAATTTATTCCTATAATTTATCTTAGTTCCAGTCTTCTTtatccttcttcttcttgtcttcttgttttcttctttttcttcttcttgttcttcttatgagtaaagtattgtttttatcCTCAATGTTGGGAATAAGTTCCAAAattgtctctaacgtttaaatcgtcctatttaagttcctaacgttttaaaattgactcaatgttgtcctgctgttagggatccgttaacagaattgacggtgggacaaaattgagacaattttaaaacgttaggaacttaaatagaacaaaaatgttggggataaaaacgatatatagaaataaattttagttttatccttcaataatatcaattttttacggtacatagttattcaattattttttaatcacattgaagtaaattacacttaatcacattacttttattctaaataaatttatttttttataattttactttattttggcACGACTTCTATATGAAACTGTGCACCGGCTGAAAAACCATATTCGAAACTTATGTCCAAGTAATGTCGGGAGTGGGTAGGAAACCAAcatatgagctcatggcctgcactaggATGAGGCATGTATCATACTTGATAGTGCATTTCTATGTGATTGAATGTGTGCGTGTGTGCGTTTGATTGTTACTTGTGTCTTGCAATATACTTGATCTTTGCTTGTTGGTGCCTTTTATTAATTAACTTCGGTAAATGAGAACTTAGTATGAAAGATCCCTAGTTTTCCATTAAGACTTAGGATAGCATGAAAATCTCTTTGTTCTTCGTGATTGCCCTGCTGGAACCATTGGTTCTcatcccccccccccttttttttctccCAAACCGCAGATGGAATCGTGAGTCATCTTTTATGAGTATCCTCTTCTAGCCCACTACGACGATCCCACATGGGGCGGCACTTTCCTGTGGGGCGAGCTGAGTATGCGGATGTACATGCTTCCAGAGCGATTTTTCTCTCATCCCTTTCTCTCTCAGAAGTTTGATCCTGAATCTCCTTACAACTTTTTATCATCTGAGTTACACCCTGGCGACTTCCATCTCCTTTTCCGCCACAACACTTCTATCAGATAGAGTCGGAGCTAGAGACACCTTTTGACACTCAGTCTATCTACCCTGATTGGTTTGACCCATATCTGAGGCTTTGATACCGATGGAGCTTGTTCCGGATTATTATCCATTGGAGCCATTGAATGCTCAGTTCGGTTCTTATAGAAAGGATGTCATACCGGTCATGTGTAATGACTTCTTGTCGACTCCTTCCGATGAGACACCATCTGATACCACTCCATCTTGGAAAGACGCGATGATCATTGATCTAACTTCGAGTCTATAGTAGTTCACCGCATCGGAAGAGCATAACTAGATAGTAGTATAGGATATTTTTCCTCgcatttagtatattttatgagAGGTTATAATCTTTCGTATTAGTAGCCCGACTCCAGTCTAGGGTGGCTTGTACCAGGGGCGCAGGTACATAGAAGTAAAGGGGGCAATGGCCCCcccaaaattttagtttttatttgaaaaaaaaaattagtttagtccccctcccccctttcttTATTTCCCAGCCCCCCTCTCTTTTTGTTCTATCTTTTCCAAATCCCCTCCCCTCTTTAATTCCTTAAAAAAACCCAGCCCAATAGCCCATTTCCTATCTTTTTTATTTCCCAACCCCTATCCCTTTTTTTAATTCTCAACGTACAATTATTCCCCAATCTtcatttcctttttttatttcctAGCATACAACCAGTCTCTCCCTCTTCCCCTTCCTGCCTTGGCTTTCCAAAATTTCAGGTAACAactttttctattcttcttcttctttatttctttaatcTTCTTATCTTCTACAATTTTACCTCTTTgactcttatttttttttgttttttgcagattaaaaaaaaaagatagtagTTTAACAAGTGATTTTTCACTCCTCTTTCTCAAAAAaggttctatttttattcttttttatatatttagttatttacttaattagttaatttattattatttgttaattaagtttatgttattatatgttagtttgtatatttattttttttattagttaactatttaattacaattttatattatttatactaggatgttagtattattgttctgaattttaatattttattttatattaaaatataatttttatattttataaagatttagacTGTAATTTACACTTTttgctaaatatatttttaattataggaATTTATTTGGCCACTTGAATTATGAGTAAGTTCAAAacaattgatatattttttaaaagaaaagatcaagagaatgaagatgcttCTACTATTACTACTCCAATACTTGAGGGGTCATCAAATTTCATTACTTCAAGTTCTTCATTGAATAGCTCAAAGCGTCCACGACTTCTTCCAAATCAACTGGATGTTTTTCGTTTGGAAAGAAATCTTGGAATGCGACCAATGATTTGGAAGTTTCCTCCAAATAAAAGAGATGAAATCCGTCGGACTTATATTAAAGTTGGGCCAAATCAACCAATTCTTGATAATTATCCATTTTCTGGTGATAAAAGTCATCGTCGCTTTCAAGTTTCATGGTTTAAATTGTTTCCATCTTGGTTAGAATATTCTATAGAAGATGATGCTATATATTGTTTTccgtgctttctttttgctaaggaaCCTTCAATCAATACGGGTTCAAATGCTTTTATTGAGAATGATTtcaggaattggaagaaagtaaataGTGGAAAAGAATGTACTCTTTTGAATCACATTGGCAAAGGTCCTAACTCATTCCATCATAAGGCGCTGAAATCATGTGATGATTTGATGAAATAATCACAACATATTGACAGACTTCTTCATAAGCAAACATCAGAAGAGATTGAAAAGAATCGAATTCGACTAGGAGCATCTATAGATTGCATTAGATGGTTGACATTTCAAGGTTGTGCATACAGAGGACATGATGAAAGCCAAAGTTCAAGCAACAAAGGTAACTTTTTGAAAATGTTGAAATTTTTGGGATCTTACA is a window from the Arachis hypogaea cultivar Tifrunner chromosome 17, arahy.Tifrunner.gnm2.J5K5, whole genome shotgun sequence genome containing:
- the LOC112767205 gene encoding transport inhibitor response 1-like protein; protein product: MTHSGSSLPDLPNCTSTAAPMSEIRSPPPDRVLEIVLENVLHFLTCRRDRNAASLVCRSWCRAEALTRSDLFIGNCYAVSPHRATSRFRRVRSLTVKGKPRFADFDLLPLNWGAHFSPWGSALADAYPWLEKLHLKRMSLTDDDLNLIARSFPSFKELVLVCCEGFGIAGIAAVAANCRLLRVLDLVESVVEDADEDEEVMDWISCFPDGETHLESLVFECVECPVNFEALERLVARSPYLKKLRLNHYVSIPQLYRLMHRAPQLTHLGTGSFCASDDVAVGDQELDYSSAFAACKSLVCLSGFRDILPDYLPAIYPACANLTSLNLSYADVNADQLKPVILQCHKLQTLWVLDSICDEGLQAVAATCKDLRELRVFPGNTREEAEGPVSEVGLEVISQGCRKLQSILFFCQRMTNAAVIAMSKNCPDLVVFRLCIIGRYRPDPETHEPMDDGFGAIVMNCKKLTRLAVSGLLTDQAFRYIGMYGKLLRTLSVAFAGDSDQGLKYVLEGCPNLQKLEIRDSPFGDAALHSGLHHFYNMRFLWMSTCKLTRQGCQEIARALPHLALEVIDSQEDKADDHIEILYMYRSLDRPRNDAPKCVTILQ